From Mus musculus strain C57BL/6J chromosome 8, GRCm38.p6 C57BL/6J, a single genomic window includes:
- the Defb3 gene encoding beta-defensin 3 precursor: MRIHYLLFAFLLVLLSPPAAFSKKINNPVSCLRKGGRCWNRCIGNTRQIGSCGVPFLKCCKRK; this comes from the exons ATGAGGATCCATTACCTTCTGTTTGCATTTCTCCTGGTGCTGCTGTCTCCACCTGCAG CTTTTagcaaaaaaatcaacaatccaGTAAGTTGTTTGAGGAAAGGAGGCAGATGCTGGAATCGGTGCATTGGCAACACTCGTCAGATTGGCAGTTGTGGAGTTCCTTTCCTCAAATGCTGCAAGAGAAAATAG